Below is a window of Propionispora hippei DSM 15287 DNA.
TAGCCAACAAAGAGAACATCACTGGCCTTGGTAAAGGTGAACTGGTAACTCGTAACCTTGCTACGGCTGACTTCGGCATCACTGAGGCGATGGGTAAAGCCATTGTCAACATGCTCTTGGAAATCAAAGCCAAGATGTCCAAGAACCGTGTTCCTGCGGCTGAACGCTATGTATACATGAAGCCTGAAGGGACTAACGCATTGGTCGCTTCTTTAGTGGCTATCAACCGAGACTTCGGTGCTGTGGCTACTATCACTGAAGCCAATGTACTGCGTGTGGCTGGCTTCGACATCATTGAGTGTCCTCACTTGACCGATGGTGGAGCCGCTGTGAATGAAGGTCTATTACAGGGTGATGGACACGTCTTTCCAGACACCTACAAAGATTCTTGCATGTTCATCGCTATGCACAGAACCGCTGTAGGCACTGTGAAACTGCGTGACCTTGCTCTGGAACAGGCCCGTAGAGCCGAATACCAAGCAGATATGCTTGTGGCTAAGTACGCTATGGGTCATGGTGGTCTTCGTCCTGAAGCCGCCTTTATGGGTATTGTAACCCACTCCTAATCTAAGATAGGGGAATCTTCTGGTATTCCAGAGGGTTCCCCTATTTTTTACTATTTTGACACGAAAGGAGGAGTTCTGGTGATTCTGACTCCTGTTACTGAATTGGATGCTGTAAATGAAATCATCGGGGCCATTGGTGAATCCCCGGTAAACTCTATCGAAAACCCGACAAACGTGGATGTCATTAATGCAATCCGCTTATTGAACCTCACGAATCGCCAAGTACAAGCCAAAGGATGGTCTTTCAATATCATTGAGAGTTACACTCTGAACCCAGATATATTCACTAAGAAAATCCGATGGATGGATAACTTCCTATTTATTAGAGGTACTGATGGTACTCGGTATGTAAAGCGTGGGGATTATCTCTACGACTTCGATAATCAGACCGATACCTTTGAAAATAATATTGAAGTTGAATGTATCCTATTGGTTCCCTTCGAGGACATGCCAGAACCAATGAAACAATATATCACAGCGAAGGCCGCTAGGGAGTTCCAAGTGCGTTATCTCGGTGACTCCGCTCTGACTGAAGAGTTGGCTCGGTACGAGATGGAAGCATGGCGAGACCTTCAGGAGTACGAGTTGGAACTGAACAATTTCAATATGCTGGACATGACAGGAGTTCAGCAGTTACGGAGGCGATAAGTTATGGGCCTGTACTCACAGACCATTAAGAATCTCGTCTCCGGTATTAGCCAACAGCCTCCTATTCTACGACTCCCGGAACAGTTGGAATACCAAGAGAACGGTATGTCCACGGAAGCCAGCGGTCTCCAGAAACGTCCTCCCACCATTCACATCGCCTCCCTTCTATCTTCTGCAATTGCTCCTGGAGTAAAACCATTGGTGCATCTTATCAACCGGGATGAATATGAGCAGTACGTTGTCTTATTCAACGGTTCTGAGGTTCACGTCTGGGATGCCAAAGGAAATAAAAAGACAGTCAACTATGCAACAGGAGCGCAAGGCTATATCACTACTACGAACCCACGGAGAAAACTCAAGGCTATCACAGTAGCAGACTATACGTTCATTGTAAACATTGACAAGATAACTGCCATGACTTCTGAGGTTACTCCGAATGTGTGGGCCACTCAAGGAGCCTTAATAAATGTCAAACAGGGTCAATATGGACGAAAGTATGAAATCATCGTCAATGGGACTTCTGTCGCTACCTTTACGACTCCCGATGGTTCTCAATCCGCTCATAGTACACAGATTGACACCAACTACATCGCTACGCAGTTGAAGACAGGTCTCACCACGGCTGGCTACACAGTTACCCAAGGTGAGGGCTGGCTTTATTTTTATAAGGCTGGCGTGACTATTTCAACCTTAGAGACAAAGGATGGCTTCAATAATAACGCTATGATTGGGATTCTGAAGACCGTCCAAAAGTTCTCCAATTTACCGGCACAGGCTCCCGATGGGTTCATTGTGGAAGTCCTCGGAGAACCCGGAAGTGGTGCTGATGATTACTATGTGAAATACGATGCGGTAGATAAAGTATGGAAAGAGACTGCAAAACCGGGAATACAATGTACTTTTGATGCCTCCACCATGCCGTTTGTATTGGTTCGCGAAGCCGACTATACGTTCACTTTGAAACCTGCTGATTGGGTCAAACGGAAGACCGGGGATGATGACTCAAACCCTCTCCCTTCCTTCATTGGACAGAAGATTAATGACCTATTCTTCTTCAGGAACCGCTTGGGCTTCATCGCTGGAGAGAATGTTATCTTGTCGAAGGCCGGGGAGTTCTTTCAGTTCTGGATGAGTTCCGCTGTGGAACTTCAGGATACAGACCCGATTGACTTGGCAGTTAGTCACAATACTGTCTCCATTTTGTATCACGCTGTTCCCTTCGCAGAGGAACTCTTGCTATTCTCCGCTCAGACTCAGTTCGTCCTCCGAGCCGAAGGTATTTTAAGTCCTAAGAACGCTCGACTTGACCAAGTGACTGAATTTGGCTGTAATACCTATACTCGTCCTGTAGGCGCAGGTCGAAGGGTTTACTTTCCGGCTGAAAGAGCGCAATATACCTCAATTAAAGAGTTTTATGCGGTTCAGGATGTAACCAACGTGAAGAACGCACAGGACATCACAAGTCATGTACCTTCGTATATTCCAAATGGTGTTTATCGGCTAATCTCCTCGACCATTGAGAATATCCTGCTGATTCTAACCGAAGGGGCTGAAGACAAAATTTATGTCTATAAGTACCTCTTTGTAGATGAGCAACGGATTCAGGCTTCATGGTCTCATTGGACATTCAACGGTGGAAAGATTCTGGGAGGCGGCTTCATCGGCTCTCAGTTGTACCTTGTGATTCAAAGAGATTCAGGGCTGTTCCTTGAAAAGATGTCCTTTACCTACAACACAAAGGATTATGACGATGAGCCTTATCGTGTCTTTCTTGACCGCAAAGCAATTGCCGCTCCTATCCCGGCCCAGAACTATGACAGTGTAAATGACATGACCACGTTCGACTTCAAGAATGTCTATGGCGGCTCTGTTGCGGCTGGAACCTATGGTCTCGTCACTCCAGATGGTCTATTCCGTTCCTACAGTTCCTCAGAGATGACTAATGGAACCGTAAAGTTGCAAGGTAACTGGACAGGCCAAAAGATGACTGTGGGCCAGTTATATAACTGGAAATTCTCATTTTCGGAAATCATGCTGAAGCAACAGGATGACCGAGGGACAAGAGCAGATACTGAAGGCCGACTCCAACTGCGGAACTTCTGGGTCAACTATGTGGAATCTGGGTACTTCAAGGCCACTGTGGAACACTTCGACAAGCA
It encodes the following:
- a CDS encoding major capsid protein, which encodes MADVIVAQPGKVEGGTDLLQMYLKVFAGEVITAFERSSVTLGRHMVRTIEAGKSAQFPIFGRAKAAYLKPGKSLDDLRENIPHNERTIQIDGLLTSSQMIADIDEAMKHYDVRGEYSRQMGEALALAADGAVLAEAAKLVVANKENITGLGKGELVTRNLATADFGITEAMGKAIVNMLLEIKAKMSKNRVPAAERYVYMKPEGTNALVASLVAINRDFGAVATITEANVLRVAGFDIIECPHLTDGGAAVNEGLLQGDGHVFPDTYKDSCMFIAMHRTAVGTVKLRDLALEQARRAEYQADMLVAKYAMGHGGLRPEAAFMGIVTHS
- a CDS encoding phage tail protein, which encodes MILTPVTELDAVNEIIGAIGESPVNSIENPTNVDVINAIRLLNLTNRQVQAKGWSFNIIESYTLNPDIFTKKIRWMDNFLFIRGTDGTRYVKRGDYLYDFDNQTDTFENNIEVECILLVPFEDMPEPMKQYITAKAAREFQVRYLGDSALTEELARYEMEAWRDLQEYELELNNFNMLDMTGVQQLRRR
- a CDS encoding phage nozzle protein; its protein translation is MGLYSQTIKNLVSGISQQPPILRLPEQLEYQENGMSTEASGLQKRPPTIHIASLLSSAIAPGVKPLVHLINRDEYEQYVVLFNGSEVHVWDAKGNKKTVNYATGAQGYITTTNPRRKLKAITVADYTFIVNIDKITAMTSEVTPNVWATQGALINVKQGQYGRKYEIIVNGTSVATFTTPDGSQSAHSTQIDTNYIATQLKTGLTTAGYTVTQGEGWLYFYKAGVTISTLETKDGFNNNAMIGILKTVQKFSNLPAQAPDGFIVEVLGEPGSGADDYYVKYDAVDKVWKETAKPGIQCTFDASTMPFVLVREADYTFTLKPADWVKRKTGDDDSNPLPSFIGQKINDLFFFRNRLGFIAGENVILSKAGEFFQFWMSSAVELQDTDPIDLAVSHNTVSILYHAVPFAEELLLFSAQTQFVLRAEGILSPKNARLDQVTEFGCNTYTRPVGAGRRVYFPAERAQYTSIKEFYAVQDVTNVKNAQDITSHVPSYIPNGVYRLISSTIENILLILTEGAEDKIYVYKYLFVDEQRIQASWSHWTFNGGKILGGGFIGSQLYLVIQRDSGLFLEKMSFTYNTKDYDDEPYRVFLDRKAIAAPIPAQNYDSVNDMTTFDFKNVYGGSVAAGTYGLVTPDGLFRSYSSSEMTNGTVKLQGNWTGQKMTVGQLYNWKFSFSEIMLKQQDDRGTRADTEGRLQLRNFWVNYVESGYFKATVEHFDKQTFTYEMTARILGSGRNYLNRMPSETGIFKFPVQSLSANCRISIESTYPTPVSIIGAGWEGNYYRRSQRL